One segment of Peromyscus leucopus breed LL Stock chromosome 5, UCI_PerLeu_2.1, whole genome shotgun sequence DNA contains the following:
- the Rpp40 gene encoding ribonuclease P protein subunit p40 isoform X1, which yields MATLRRLQEAPRHLLVCEKSNFGHDKSRHKHLVETHYHNYRVSFLIPECGLLSKELKSLVMEIGPYYSVKNLPLHELITHEFIHTFVKKGSFSALTYNTSIDEDNTVALLPNGKLILSLDKDTYEETGLQGRPSRYSGRKTMKFIISIDLMDLSLNLDSKKYERISWSFKEKKPLKFDFLLAWHHTGAQESTVMSYFSKYRIQEHQPKVAVSTVRELQCPVLQSGWIAGEPEEACSAPELFDWLGAVFCSAELNNQPYNFISTYCCPQPSTVIAQACLCTITGFILPEKIHILLEQLCHYFDEPKLAPWVTLSVQGFADSPVSWRENEHGFQKGGEHLYNFVVFSNQDYWLQMAVGAFDDCPP from the exons ATGGCCACGCTGCGGCGACTGCAAGAGGCTCCCCGGCACTTACTCGTCTGTGAGAAATCCAACTTCGGCCACGACAAGTCTCGCCATAAACATCTCGTGGAGACGCACTATCATAATTACAGG GTTTCATTTCTTATTCCTGAATGTGGGCTGTTATCAAAAGAACTGAAAAGCCTGGTCATGGAAATTGGGCCCTATTACTCTGTGAAGAACTTACCACTTCATGAATTAATTACACATGAGTTCATCCACACCTTTGTAAAGAAAG GTTCATTTTCTGCATTAACATACAATACAAGTATTGATGAAGATAATACTGTTGCCCTCCTACCAAATG ggAAATTAATTTTATCACTGGATAAAGATACTTATGAAGAAACTGGACTTCAAGGTCGTCCGTCTCGGTATTCTGGCAGAAAAACAATGAAGTTTA TTATTTCCATTGATTTAATGGATTTATCCCTTAACCTGGATTCTAAGAAGTATGAAAGAATATCTTGGTCCTTCAAAGAAAAGAAGCCTTTgaagtttgattttcttttggctTGGCATCATACAG GTGCACAAGAATCAACAGTGATGTCATACTTCTCCAAATACCGAATTCAGGAGCATCAGCCCAAAGTGGCAGTGAGCACCGTGAGAGAGCTGCAGTGCCCGGTGCTGCAGAGCGGCTGGATTGCAGGAGAGCCGGAGGAGGCCTGCAGCGCCCCGGAGCTCTTTGACTGGCTGGGCGCTGTCTTCTGCAGTGCGGAGCT AAATAACCAACCTTATAATTTCATATCAACCTACTGCTGTCCCCAGCCAAGCACAGTGATAGCCCAAGCTTGTCTGTGTACAATCACAGGTTTCATACTGCCAGAGAAGATACACATCCTTCTGGAACAGCTATG tcacTACTTTGATGAACCAAAGTTAGCCCCATGGGTCACCTTGTCAGTTCAAGGCTTTGCAGACAGCCCTGTCTCGTGGAGAGAGAATGAACATGGCTTCCAAAAAGGAGGAGAGCACTTATACAACTTTGTGGTTTTCAGCAATCAGGACTATTGGCTTCAGATGGCTGTTGGGGCGTTTGATGACTGTCCAccataa
- the Rpp40 gene encoding ribonuclease P protein subunit p40 isoform X2 has translation MEIGPYYSVKNLPLHELITHEFIHTFVKKGSFSALTYNTSIDEDNTVALLPNGKLILSLDKDTYEETGLQGRPSRYSGRKTMKFIISIDLMDLSLNLDSKKYERISWSFKEKKPLKFDFLLAWHHTGAQESTVMSYFSKYRIQEHQPKVAVSTVRELQCPVLQSGWIAGEPEEACSAPELFDWLGAVFCSAELNNQPYNFISTYCCPQPSTVIAQACLCTITGFILPEKIHILLEQLCHYFDEPKLAPWVTLSVQGFADSPVSWRENEHGFQKGGEHLYNFVVFSNQDYWLQMAVGAFDDCPP, from the exons ATGGAAATTGGGCCCTATTACTCTGTGAAGAACTTACCACTTCATGAATTAATTACACATGAGTTCATCCACACCTTTGTAAAGAAAG GTTCATTTTCTGCATTAACATACAATACAAGTATTGATGAAGATAATACTGTTGCCCTCCTACCAAATG ggAAATTAATTTTATCACTGGATAAAGATACTTATGAAGAAACTGGACTTCAAGGTCGTCCGTCTCGGTATTCTGGCAGAAAAACAATGAAGTTTA TTATTTCCATTGATTTAATGGATTTATCCCTTAACCTGGATTCTAAGAAGTATGAAAGAATATCTTGGTCCTTCAAAGAAAAGAAGCCTTTgaagtttgattttcttttggctTGGCATCATACAG GTGCACAAGAATCAACAGTGATGTCATACTTCTCCAAATACCGAATTCAGGAGCATCAGCCCAAAGTGGCAGTGAGCACCGTGAGAGAGCTGCAGTGCCCGGTGCTGCAGAGCGGCTGGATTGCAGGAGAGCCGGAGGAGGCCTGCAGCGCCCCGGAGCTCTTTGACTGGCTGGGCGCTGTCTTCTGCAGTGCGGAGCT AAATAACCAACCTTATAATTTCATATCAACCTACTGCTGTCCCCAGCCAAGCACAGTGATAGCCCAAGCTTGTCTGTGTACAATCACAGGTTTCATACTGCCAGAGAAGATACACATCCTTCTGGAACAGCTATG tcacTACTTTGATGAACCAAAGTTAGCCCCATGGGTCACCTTGTCAGTTCAAGGCTTTGCAGACAGCCCTGTCTCGTGGAGAGAGAATGAACATGGCTTCCAAAAAGGAGGAGAGCACTTATACAACTTTGTGGTTTTCAGCAATCAGGACTATTGGCTTCAGATGGCTGTTGGGGCGTTTGATGACTGTCCAccataa